One segment of Papaver somniferum cultivar HN1 unplaced genomic scaffold, ASM357369v1 unplaced-scaffold_81, whole genome shotgun sequence DNA contains the following:
- the LOC113345369 gene encoding uncharacterized protein LOC113345369 produces the protein MSRASVSHQIEKTICYWNPPSANQLNINFDAAWVSESLISGFGLILRNCAGNTQGAKSEFFRATCPEKEEALALLQGAKWDKEMNLKYFWIEGDCERILAFTQGNNNLVKWQNESTLKEAMLLLSGCDNFLGFIYTPRDGNQAADRLAKEAFKSSLHQSLIMPNFLSTILILDKLNCKSNTLSSLALVNSVFFEEDHLLAGCNFRASAALMGTITDTSFLFRVSLLIPSFSFLF, from the coding sequence ATGAGTAGAGCTAGTGTTTCACATCAGATTGAGAAAACCATTTGTTATTGGAATCCTCCATCAGCAAACCAATTAAACATCAATTTTGATGCTGCTTGGGTTTCAGAATCCTTGATTTCTGGTTTTGGGCTAATCTTAAGGAACTGTGCAGGGAACACTCAAGGAGCAAAATCAGAATTCTTCAGAGCAACATGTCCAGAAAAGGAGGAGGCATTAGCTCTTTTGCAGGGAGCTAAATGGGATAAAGAGATGAACCTAAAGTATTTCTGGATTGAAGGGGATTGCGAGAGAATTTTGGCTTTTACACAAGGGAATAACAACTTAGTAAAATGGCAGAATGAATCGACTCTCAAAGAAGCTATGCTTCTTTTATCTGGTTGtgataattttttaggatttatctACACACCAAGAGATGGTAACCAGGCTGCAGATCGATTGGCAAAAGAGGCTTTCAAATCTTCTCTTCATCAGAGTTTAATCATGCCAAATTTTCTTTCTACAATTTTAATTTTAGATAAACTAAATTGTAAGTCTAATACTTTGTCAAGTTTAGCTTTAGTAAACTCGGTTTTTTTCGAGGAAGATCATCTGTTGGCAGGTTGCAACTTTAGGGCGTCAGCCGCCTTGATGGGAACAATCACCGACACTTCATTCCTTTTTAGGGTCAGTCTGTTGATTCCTAGTTTcagttttctcttttaa
- the LOC113345456 gene encoding peroxidase 24-like, with protein MMKSRTNFLLFATLLVVLIGALDFKVCSGALHEASLNLKFYKHTCPKAAQIIKTAVDEHAKANPFLGAMLLRIHYHDCFVRGCDASLLLDPSSKTKPVEKQARPNLSVLGFDVIDDIKTQVEKACPQIVTCADIVALATRDAVSFQFKRPLWKVPLGRRDGRISLASEVSPNLPSASSNFSTLFNLFSRKGLSNLKDLVALSGAHTVGIAHCGVISRRLFNFTGKGDTDPSLNPIYAKSLKAQCSNHNNIVEMDPRSSTNFDNHYYKNLLEKKGLFNSDASLLTDRSSAKLVNHFQVGDKFLLEFAKSMKRMGAMDVLTGKQGEVRKKCHLRN; from the exons ATGATGAAGTCACGCACTAATTTTTTATTGTTTGCTACTCTACTGGTTGTTCTTATTGGAGCTCTAGATTTTAAGGTTTGCAGTGGAGCTCTGCATGAAGCATCATTGAATCTTAAGTTTTACAAGCATACTTGTCCTAAAGCAGCGCAGATTATAAAAACTGCTGTGGATGAGCATGCAAAGGCTAACCCTTTTTTGGGTGCAATGCTACTTAGAATCCACTACCATGATTGCTTTGTCCGG GGATGTGATGCGTCACTATTGCTGGATCCATCAAGTAAAACAAAGCCAGTAGAGAAACAAGCTAGACCTAATCTATCTGTACTCGGATTCGATGTTATCGATGATATAAAAACTCAAGTAGAAAAGGCCTGTCCTCAGATTGTTACATGTGCTGATATCGTCGCATTAGCTACCCGTGATGCTGTGTCATTCCAA TTCAAAAGACCATTGTGGAAGGTACCcttaggaagaagagatggaaggATTTCACTTGCTTCTGAAGTGTCACCCAATTTGCCTTCTGCTTCATCAAATTTCAGTACCCTTTTTAATCTCTTTAGTCGCAAAGGTCTCAGCAATCTTAAAGATCTTGTTGCTTTGTCAG GTGCTCATACTGTTGGAATCGCACATTGCGGTGTGATATCAAGAAGGCTCTTCAACTTTACAGGGAAAGGTGATACAGATCCATCTCTCAATCCGATTTACGCGAAATCCTTGAAAGCACAGTGTTCCAACCACAACAATATAGTAGAGATGGATCCTAGAAGCTCGACAAATTTCGATAACCATTATTATAAGAATCTCTTGGAAAAGAAGGGTTTGTTTAACTCTGATGCATCACTTCTTACTGACAGATCTTCAGCTAAGCTAGTGAATCATTTTCAAGTTGGTGATAAATTTTTACTCGAGTTTGCTAAATCAATGAAGAGGATGGGAGCTATGGATGTACTCACTGGAAAACAAGGAGAGGTTAGGAAGAAGTGTCACCTAAGGAATTGA